The Paenibacillus sp. YPG26 genome includes a window with the following:
- a CDS encoding DedA family protein, translated as MDFLKYLESIFEQHGYIVLFVGLLLEFIALPFPGETTMAYAGYLSYKGVLNWGLLILLAFLGTTIGITITYWIGRKAGLPFIHKYGKWFFLPPKKLEVTRYWFEKYGYTLIFIGYFIPGVRHFTGYFSGIIALPFRKFVIFAYSGALFWTILFIGIGKIFGPQWNRMFHLAATYSAAAAIALILIIMIVVLFRYRKTIKQMTTRAFGKSRSKSKASKTD; from the coding sequence ATGGATTTCCTTAAATATCTTGAAAGTATATTTGAGCAGCATGGTTATATCGTCCTCTTTGTCGGGCTCCTACTGGAATTCATCGCCCTTCCCTTTCCCGGCGAGACTACGATGGCTTACGCGGGGTATCTGTCTTACAAGGGGGTGCTGAACTGGGGGCTTCTGATCCTTCTTGCTTTCCTGGGGACTACGATTGGAATCACGATCACCTATTGGATCGGCCGCAAGGCTGGGCTTCCATTTATCCATAAGTATGGCAAGTGGTTCTTCCTCCCTCCCAAGAAGCTGGAGGTTACCAGGTACTGGTTCGAGAAGTATGGATACACCCTCATATTTATTGGATACTTTATTCCAGGTGTCCGTCATTTCACGGGATATTTCTCCGGCATTATTGCCCTTCCGTTCCGGAAGTTCGTCATATTCGCCTATTCAGGGGCGCTCTTCTGGACAATTCTGTTCATCGGAATCGGGAAAATATTTGGTCCTCAGTGGAACCGGATGTTCCACCTGGCGGCTACCTACTCTGCTGCTGCAGCGATTGCCCTTATCTTGATTATTATGATTGTCGTTCTCTTCCGATACCGCAAGACGATTAAACAGATGACAACCAGAGCCTTTGGCAAATCCAGGAGCAAATCAAAGGCTTCCAAGACAGATTAG
- a CDS encoding LCP family protein produces MTKRTKRTILWSIAAVLIAVIAFATYYFVAIYNQVNNFHKVGENSPFSQLTPTDTKVTAPPKWEGSERVNILMMGVDARGLKKGEIPRSDTMLVASIDPVQKKGYLFSIMRDTYVDIAGQDKQDRINTAITHGPESAMKTASDLLGIPIQYYVYTDFQGFIALVDAVGGVDFNVEKDMHYASAADKHEYDIDLKKGMQHLDGKTALQYVRFRHDALSDFNRTERQRNFLKAVADKMKSTTSIMNLPGILEKINPYIDTNMSVNDMWKLASVGYDSQMSGSGQIPPMNLLVEKNTSAGSVLGVSSERKLKEYVQDVLNGTSENGTAKPGTVSSSISDPSSGKTASEDTK; encoded by the coding sequence ATGACAAAAAGAACAAAACGGACTATTCTATGGTCCATCGCCGCCGTATTGATTGCGGTTATTGCTTTTGCAACTTATTATTTCGTAGCTATCTACAATCAAGTGAACAACTTTCACAAGGTGGGAGAGAATTCTCCATTCAGCCAGCTTACGCCTACGGATACCAAAGTGACTGCTCCTCCGAAATGGGAAGGCAGCGAACGTGTCAACATTCTTATGATGGGTGTAGACGCACGCGGCCTGAAGAAAGGGGAGATTCCGCGTTCCGACACCATGCTCGTCGCTTCCATTGATCCGGTGCAGAAGAAAGGGTATCTGTTCTCCATTATGCGTGATACCTACGTCGACATTGCGGGTCAAGACAAGCAGGATCGGATCAACACCGCGATTACCCATGGCCCCGAGTCAGCTATGAAGACGGCCTCGGATCTGCTGGGAATCCCTATACAGTATTACGTCTATACCGACTTTCAAGGCTTCATTGCCCTGGTTGATGCGGTTGGCGGGGTTGACTTCAACGTTGAGAAGGATATGCATTATGCCAGTGCTGCGGACAAGCACGAATATGATATCGATCTGAAGAAAGGCATGCAGCATCTGGACGGCAAGACAGCGCTCCAGTACGTCCGCTTCCGTCACGATGCCCTGTCCGATTTCAACCGGACCGAGCGGCAGCGGAACTTCCTTAAGGCTGTCGCCGACAAGATGAAATCAACAACCTCCATCATGAACCTGCCGGGCATACTGGAGAAAATCAATCCTTACATTGATACCAATATGTCGGTTAATGATATGTGGAAGCTGGCTTCTGTCGGCTACGACAGCCAGATGAGCGGCAGCGGGCAGATTCCGCCAATGAACCTGCTCGTGGAGAAGAATACGTCGGCAGGCTCTGTGCTTGGTGTCAGCAGCGAGAGGAAATTGAAAGAGTACGTTCAGGATGTTCTGAACGGAACCTCTGAGAACGGAACAGCCAAACCCGGAACCGTCTCAAGCAGCATCAGCGACCCTTCATCCGGGAAGACCGCTTCTGAAGATACAAAATGA
- the bcp gene encoding thioredoxin-dependent thiol peroxidase yields the protein MSEQQVQLGHRVPDFTLPTTSGENISLGQFRGKKVVIYFYPKDSTPACTQQACDFRDSTGYFADKGAVIIGISADNVKSHQKFADKHALPFPLLADTDKEVSRLFGVWQLKKMYGREFEGIVRSTFLIDEQGILVKEWRKVKVGGHVDEVLQAISEN from the coding sequence GTGTCAGAACAGCAGGTTCAACTGGGTCACCGTGTACCCGATTTCACTCTTCCCACCACTTCAGGAGAGAATATAAGCCTTGGTCAGTTCCGGGGGAAGAAGGTTGTCATCTACTTCTATCCCAAGGATTCAACTCCGGCATGCACTCAGCAGGCATGCGACTTCCGGGACAGTACAGGCTATTTTGCGGATAAGGGGGCCGTTATAATAGGAATTAGTGCGGATAACGTCAAGTCACATCAGAAATTTGCTGACAAACACGCTTTGCCCTTTCCGCTTCTAGCGGATACAGACAAGGAGGTGAGCCGCTTGTTCGGCGTATGGCAGCTGAAGAAGATGTATGGCCGGGAATTTGAGGGCATCGTCCGCTCTACCTTTCTGATTGATGAGCAGGGAATTCTTGTGAAAGAGTGGCGTAAGGTAAAAGTCGGCGGCCATGTGGACGAGGTTCTCCAGGCGATAAGTGAAAATTAG
- a CDS encoding glutamate-1-semialdehyde 2,1-aminomutase — MNRNQSEHLYKEALEHIVGGVNSPSRSFKAVGGGAPVFMSKAQGAHFWDVDGNKYIDYLAAYGPIITGHAHPHITEAITRATASGVLYGTPTELEIKLAKMLKEAIPSMDKVRFVNSGTEAVMTTIRVARAYTKRNKIIKFAGCYHGHSDLVLVAAGSGPSTLGIPDSAGIPTSIAHEVITVPFNNTEALQAALDKWGDDVAAVMVEPIVGNFGMVMPEAGFLEGLCRLAREYGALVIYDEVITAFRFHYGSAQTYAGLANHEAIKPDLTALGKIIGGGLPIGAYGGSKEIMEQVAPLGPAYQAGTMAGNPASISAGIACLEVLQGAGVYDEMERLAVRLTEGLGASAARHGVPLTINRIRGAFSTHFCDHPVTNYDEAQDTDGEMFAAFFRHMLDQGVNLAPSKYEAWFLTTAHTDADIDFTLEAAENAFRKLKA, encoded by the coding sequence ATGAACCGCAATCAATCCGAACATTTATACAAGGAAGCACTCGAACATATTGTTGGCGGCGTCAACAGCCCCTCCCGCTCGTTCAAAGCGGTGGGCGGCGGGGCGCCTGTTTTTATGAGCAAGGCCCAGGGGGCGCACTTCTGGGATGTGGATGGCAATAAATACATCGATTATCTGGCTGCTTACGGCCCGATCATTACCGGCCATGCGCATCCGCATATCACGGAAGCCATTACCCGCGCAACCGCAAGCGGCGTGCTGTACGGGACACCCACCGAGCTTGAGATCAAGCTCGCCAAGATGCTGAAGGAAGCAATTCCTTCCATGGACAAGGTCCGCTTCGTCAATTCGGGGACCGAAGCCGTAATGACAACCATCCGTGTAGCCCGCGCATATACAAAGCGCAACAAGATCATCAAGTTCGCCGGGTGTTATCACGGGCACTCCGACCTGGTCCTTGTAGCTGCCGGCTCCGGGCCCTCCACGCTCGGGATTCCGGACAGCGCGGGAATTCCGACCAGCATCGCGCATGAGGTCATTACCGTACCGTTCAACAACACGGAGGCGCTCCAAGCAGCCTTGGACAAATGGGGCGATGACGTCGCAGCCGTCATGGTAGAGCCCATTGTCGGCAACTTCGGCATGGTCATGCCGGAGGCCGGCTTCCTGGAAGGCCTCTGCCGGCTCGCCCGCGAGTACGGCGCCCTCGTCATCTATGACGAGGTGATCACGGCCTTCCGCTTCCATTACGGGTCCGCGCAGACTTACGCGGGGCTCGCGAACCATGAAGCCATCAAGCCGGACCTGACGGCGCTTGGCAAAATCATCGGCGGAGGCCTGCCGATCGGCGCTTATGGCGGCAGCAAGGAGATCATGGAGCAGGTTGCTCCGCTCGGCCCAGCCTACCAGGCGGGGACGATGGCGGGCAACCCGGCCTCGATCTCGGCAGGCATCGCCTGCCTGGAAGTGCTGCAGGGCGCGGGCGTCTACGACGAGATGGAGCGCCTGGCTGTACGGCTGACGGAAGGCCTAGGGGCTTCCGCCGCCCGCCACGGGGTGCCGCTTACGATCAACCGGATCCGCGGCGCCTTCTCGACCCACTTCTGCGACCATCCGGTCACGAATTATGACGAGGCCCAGGATACCGATGGCGAAATGTTCGCCGCCTTCTTCCGGCATATGCTGGACCAAGGCGTGAACCTCGCGCCTTCGAAGTATGAAGCGTGGTTCCTGACCACGGCTCATACGGACGCAGACATTGACTTCACGCTGGAAGCTGCGGAGAATGCCTTCCGGAAGCTGAAAGCTTAA
- a CDS encoding polysaccharide deacetylase — protein MYRTFLHVLKRLYVPAILALLIIGALPLDLQSPMKSTVYAQEGFQPISAMSQISARPIAGRTSESPVTTASHTTNKRIVYLTFDDGPTKLTDQVLQILSRNKIKGTFFVLGEQAQRFPEIIRRIADGGHALGNHTFDHEYKKLYHNFSEFWGQIKQTEEILRNITGSRPDLVRAPGGTFGHFDHNYFKLLEQGGYTVFDWDVDTRDSSRKGVPAAELIRNVKRAKLKDQLVVLMHDGAGHEETVKALPVIISYYKAHGYEFGILSSKVKPVHFSVHVSAVYKGRAQPTAKWIAANVVPNAALFKRAPSLIVQAGGVETEMKSGEFELSSGRYMVPLRAVLERLGATVLWNQAQQSAQVNWGTRVLTVRVEAGRVELRRKGGQTSTAYQIPLSTRNDAIWVPLRSLLEMLGHPITHTAGGPDNYKVIAL, from the coding sequence ATGTACAGAACCTTTCTGCACGTATTGAAGCGTTTGTATGTACCTGCAATCTTGGCGCTGCTTATAATTGGGGCACTCCCGCTTGATCTTCAGTCTCCCATGAAATCTACGGTGTACGCACAGGAAGGGTTTCAACCAATTTCGGCCATGAGCCAGATTTCTGCCCGGCCCATAGCTGGGAGAACGTCTGAGTCTCCTGTGACAACCGCCTCCCATACAACAAATAAGAGAATCGTCTACTTAACCTTCGATGATGGACCGACCAAGCTGACAGATCAGGTGCTCCAGATTCTATCCAGGAACAAGATTAAAGGAACTTTCTTCGTACTTGGAGAGCAGGCCCAGCGGTTCCCGGAAATTATCCGCCGCATTGCCGATGGGGGGCATGCCCTTGGTAATCACACTTTTGATCATGAATATAAGAAGCTTTACCACAATTTTAGCGAATTTTGGGGACAAATAAAACAAACCGAGGAAATCCTCAGAAATATCACAGGTTCAAGGCCTGATCTGGTCCGGGCTCCGGGAGGAACCTTCGGCCATTTCGATCACAATTACTTCAAGCTGCTGGAGCAGGGCGGATATACGGTATTTGACTGGGATGTGGATACCCGGGATTCCTCCCGGAAGGGAGTGCCCGCCGCGGAGCTCATCCGCAATGTGAAGCGGGCGAAGCTGAAGGACCAGCTTGTTGTGCTAATGCATGATGGTGCAGGGCATGAGGAGACCGTGAAGGCACTCCCCGTGATTATTTCCTACTATAAAGCGCATGGATACGAATTCGGCATATTATCCTCCAAAGTTAAGCCGGTGCATTTCTCAGTGCATGTCAGCGCTGTGTACAAAGGAAGAGCTCAGCCTACGGCGAAGTGGATTGCTGCTAATGTAGTACCTAATGCCGCCCTATTCAAGCGTGCGCCTTCGCTGATAGTGCAGGCGGGAGGGGTAGAGACCGAGATGAAGAGCGGCGAATTCGAATTGTCATCAGGACGTTATATGGTACCGCTCAGAGCAGTGCTTGAACGACTGGGGGCTACTGTGTTATGGAACCAAGCCCAGCAGTCAGCGCAGGTAAACTGGGGGACTCGCGTGCTTACGGTAAGGGTGGAAGCGGGTAGAGTAGAGCTTCGCAGGAAGGGAGGTCAGACCTCCACAGCCTATCAGATTCCGCTCTCCACTCGTAATGATGCGATCTGGGTCCCCTTGCGGAGTTTGCTTGAAATGCTGGGCCATCCCATTACTCATA